The window GGTGGCGATGGCGGTGACGCGCCGCTGCTGTGGCCGGAACCGGCCGGGCAGGGGCGAGGGAACCGCGATGACGCCCGCGTACAGGCATCCCAGGAAGGCCACGACGCACTCCGGCCCCTCGGGGTGGAGCAGCAGCGCGCGATCGCCCGGAGCACACCTCCGGAGGAGCGCGGCCGCGATCGACCGCGCCCGGAGGTCCAGCTGCTCGTACGTGAGGGACGTGCGGCCGTCGGCGGCGTCGAAGTCGTGCACGAACGTCACCGCCGTGCGGGTCCGGGTGGAGCGGTCGGCGGCCTGCCGGCGGATCGCGTCGGCGTAGTTCCGGTGCACGGCGTCCTCACGACCCGGGCTCCGGCGGTTCCTCTCGCCCACCGTCACCCCTTCGTGCCGCGGGGCGCGGCGCCTGCGGGCGCGGCCTTGTGCGCGGAGGACGTGCCCGCGGAGGACGTGCGCGCGCCGGCCGACGACGGTCCGCCCGCCGGGTCGGCCGACTGGGCGAAGTCGTAGACGGCCCGCTCCTCGGCACCGAGGTGGGTGGAGCTCAGGTTGGGGCCCTGCAGCCAGCCGATGATGCCGATGATCTGCCCCGGGTCGTCGTAGCGGGAGAAGACCCCGACCTGGACGCCCTCGCCGGTGGCGGGGTCGAGGCCGGCCAGCAGGGGGCCGCCGCTGGTCCCCGGCGACAGCGCGCCGCGCATCACGTCGCTGTAGTAGACCGGGTCCGCCCAGGAGGTGCCCTGCGCCACCATCAGGGAACGGCCGTCGAAGGTGCGCTGGAGGCCCGAGGACACGTTGCCGGGGCGGTAGTAGTTGCGCTCGTTGATGGTGGGGTAGCCGAATACGTGGTGCTGCTGGCTCTGCGGCTGGTCGAAGGCGATCCGCTGTGCGCCGGTGACCTGGGCGATCGGCCGCGGCTCGTCGGGGTTGTCCACCAGGATCGCGGCCATGTCGTGCCCGAGCAGCCAGTCGGCGCTCTCACTCCAGGTCTTGGTGAAGAACTCGCGCGTCACGCCCCAGACCCCGTACGGCGCGATGTCCTTGCCGGGAAGTGCGGTGCTGGTGGTGCGGCGGGGCAGGTTCGCCCCGTTGAACCCCGGCACGAAGACCATGTTGGTGACGACCGTGTTCCCCCACCCCAGACCGAAGGGGGTGTGGACGCGCACGCAGTGCGCAGCGGTGAGCACGGTGCTTTCGTTGGCGCCGGTCACCACGTTGCCGGAGCACGAGGACCGGGCGACGGTGCCGTTGTCCAGATCCTTGGTCTCCATGAAGATCTTGCCGGCGGTGCGGGAGATCAGCCCGGCCTTCCGCGGCCACGGTTTGCTGAGGTCGTCCCAGCCTCCCGGCGGCGGGGCCGCGTCCTGGTCCTCGTGGTTGAGGCCGGCGGCGGCCATCTTGTCCAGGGTCCAGTACTCGACCTCGGCCCTGAGCCGCTGGTCGTAGTCCGCGCCGGCCGGGACCAGCGGACGCAGCTCGAACGCCGGCACGTCGGCACTGGCGGGCGGCGCCACCGTGAGCAGCGCGGCCATCAGCCCGAGCGCGCCGAGCACGCTCGTCCTCGTACGTCTCGACCATTTCCCGAGAGACAACGTCTTTCCCTTCAATCGTCTTTCCCTACAAGGGATTCCGGGGGTGCTGCGGGCGGGTCAGGCGGCGGAGGCGAAGGCCGCTTCCAGGCGCGGGACGTAGTCCACGAGGTCCTGCGCCCAGCAGCCGTAGTTGTGGCCGCCGTCGCACGCCCCGCCCCAGCCGGAGCCGTTGCCGTAGTCGACGTAGTGGTACGGGTGGCCGAGCCGGTCCAGGCCGTCCTTGGCGTGCTGCGCCGCCGATCTGACCCAGAACTCCGGTTCGGCGGGGTTGCCGTTGCCGTCCCCGGTGTAGAGCGCGACGCCCATGCCCTCCAGGCGGTCCATGTGGGAGGACGGGTCGGCCTCGTTCCAGAGCCGGTCGGCGTTGAGTATCGGGTACGGGGAGCCGAAGATCGCGTCGCTGGAGACCGTGGGCCCGAAGTCGAGGGAGCAGGTGGGGCCACTGGAACCGCACAGCGCGGCACCGGCGTTGGTGAGGGTGGCGACGACGGCTCCGCGCATGACGAGGTGGTTGGCGGAGAGGTCGGTGGCGCCGGAGAGGGAGGCGACCTGGCCGAAGAGGCCGGGGTGGCGCTGGGCGTAGTGGAGGGCGCCGAAGCCGCCCATGGACAGGCCGGCGACGGCGCGGTTCTGTTTGCCGGTGAGGGTGCGGAGGTTGGCGTCGATGTAGGGGATGACCTGGCTGATGTGGAAGGTCTCCCAGTTCTGGGCGCCGGCGGCGGTGTCCTGGTCGCGCCAGTCGGTGTACCAGCCGCGGCGGCCGCCGTCGGGGATGACGGTGATCATCGACTGGGCGGCGGTGAGGGCGGGGTAGGCCAGGTTCGGGTTGCCGGGGTCGTCGGAGGCGCCGTGCAGAAAGTACAGGACCGGGTAACGGCGGGTGGTCTCGGCCGTGTAGTCGCGCGGGAGCAGGATGCGGATGCGGTGCTCCCCGGCGACCTGGGGTGTGGTGACCGTGACGACGAAGTTGGTGGCCGTGCCGGTGACCGGGCCCGTCCGGGTGAGGCCGAAGCCGTCGTGCATCGGGGGCGGGACCGGGGCCTCGGCGGCGTGGGCGGCCGGCAGCGGCAGGCCCACCAGAACGAGAACCGCGACGGCGACGGCGGCGACGACGGCGGTCACGGCATCCACCGCCCTCCGCACACGCGGCAGCGGAAGGAAGGGAGGCCGGGAAGGCGGAAGCCGGGAAGGCAGGAGCCAGGAGGGCAGGACTGATCTCATCGGAGTCCTCGCGGTGGGCTGGGTGTCGGGGAACAGTGGTTCGGCCGGACACCGGGAATCTCATCGCAGCGACCGGCCCCGCGCCATACGGCAAGGCGGCCTACTTGGGCCACTGGCGCAGGTGTGCCACTCCCGCTGTAAGGTTCGGTGGTCGGGTTGCCCGGCGTTCGAGTACGGCGAGGGGAGAGTCGTGCACGACGTGTTGGACCCGGCCTCCGAGCGCGGACGTGTGTACCGGTCCCTGGTCGGCCATCCGGGCGAGCCCCTGGGGCGGCTGGCGGCCCGGTCCGGTCTGAGCGAGTCCGCCGTCACGGCGGTGCTGGAGGAACTCGCCGCCGAGAACATCGTCATGGCGACGGGCTCCGCCGCCGGGGAGGCCCTCTGGGAGGCGTTGCCGCCCACGCAGGTCGTCGAGGTGCTGCTGCAGCGCGACGCGGCCCTGCGGTCGGCCCTGCGCCGGGCGGGCACGGAGCTGGAGCAGCTCTACCGGTTCGCCCGGCGGGAAGCCGGTCACTACGGCGCGCTGGAGGTCGTCGAGGACTCCGTGCGCCTGCTCGTGATCAGCCGGCAACTGCAGCTGGCGGCGCGCCACGAGCTCCGGGTCATCGACGTCCCGCCGTACTCCGGGACGCCCGACCACTACCTGGAGCAGGAGACGATCCAGCGCGAGCGCATGGCCGCCGGAGTCGTCTACCGCACCATTTACCACGGCACAGCGTTCGCCGACCCGGTCGCGGGGCCCAACATGGCGCGCATGATCGAGGCCGGAGAGCAGGCGCGGGCCCTGGACGACCCGCCCATCAAACTCGCCATCCGTGACGGCGACCTGGCGGTGGTCACCGTCGTCGCCGACGACCACCCGGGCCTCGTCTCCCTCCTCGTCCGCCCGTCCGGCCTGTTCCAGACGCTGTCCAAGGTGTTCGAGTCCCTGTGGAAGCTCGCCGTTCCGGTGTCGGCTGCGGGCATCGGCCCGCAGCTCGACACCCGCGACCGGCAGATCCTCACACTCATGGCCAGCGGTGCCACGGACGACGCGATCGCCAGGCGCCTGGGCCTGGGCCGCCGCACCGTCGTGCGCCGCGTCTCGGCACTGCTGACCCGGCTGGGCGCCACGACCCGCTTCCAGGCAGGCGTCCAGGCGGCCCGGCGTGGCTGGCTCTGACCGCATGCACCCCCGCAGGCATCACGGGGCGAAGCCCTCTCGTCTTCGCAGCTGCTTCCTGACCCTCACCAGCATCGAACGAACCCTCATCTGCTGCCGCCGACTCACCCATTGAGACTGCAGTCAAAGGACGTCCGGGAACCGTGGAGGCCTCCCGGCGTCTTCCCGATTGAGTGCAACTCCCCAGCAGCGGATAGGATTTGATTGTTCTTGAGAAGGGGCGCTGATGGGCACCAGATTTATTGAGGTAGACGAATCGCGACAAGGTGAGACGGGTGTGCGGAAGGGAGGCAGAACATTGACGGTGGGAGACCAGTCCATCACCCAGGAGACATGGGTGAAGGTGGAAGCCTACGACGACCTCGATCCGACCGTGACCGGGGATGTCCATCTGCACACCTTCGCAGTTCCGGGTATGGACGTGCGGGTCGGGGCCGCGAAGGACGACGAGGACGGAAGCAGCGAATTCGAAACCAGATTGGTCCCGTCTGTCCAGTATTACCAGATCGAGCTCGGGCCCGACTCGCTGAATAAGCTCCATGATGCGCTCAAGCCCTTCATCGCAGCCGCGAAGGAATGTGAGCCGCCAAAGGGCCGCAAGGTGCGCGCCAAGTAGTCCACAATGTCCCCTCCCGCGAGGGGACATTGCCATATTGCGGACGGCGGGCCTGTCTTGTCGGAACAGCCGCCGGCCTTTCTTCCAACCCCGTCCGTATACGGTCTGAGCATGATCGACTCATCGTGGGACGTCCTTCTCCTCGGCGGCGCTTCGGGCGTGGGCAAGAGCCGGGCCGCCGCCCGGTTGGCGCGGTCGAGCGGCGCGTTCGTGGTCGAGTTCGACGACGTGGTCAGCGCGGTCCAACGCCTCACCACTGTTGAACAGCACCCCGGCCTGCACTGCTTCGACGGGATACCTGACACCTCCGTGCTCGACGTCGACCGTGTGGTGGAGTTGCAGATCGCCACGGCCGACGCGTTGCAGCCCGCCCTCCTCGGCGTCGTGGACAACCGGTTGACCATCGACGTGCCGGCGGTCATCGAAGGTGACTACCTCACCCCGGCCGCCGCCGCCCGCGCCGTAGAGGAAGGCGCGGTGATCGGCCGTGACATACGGGCCGTCTTCCTGCACGAGGACGATCCGGAGCAGATCACCGCCAACTATGCCGCCCGCGAGCCGAACAGCGGTCTTCAGACCCATAGAGCCCAGGTCAGCGCCCGGTACTCACAATGGCTCGCCGACCAGGCCGCGCTCCACGGGGTGCCTGTCGTGCCGTGTCGCCCGTGGCACGATGTGGCCGTACGCATCGAGCGGGCCCTCGGACGGGCGGCCTCGCAGTCCTGAGGGACGGAGCGCGGTCGTTGCGGCGAGGTCAGTGGCTCAGCGCGGCCATGGCCGCGTTGTGGCCGGGGATGCCGCTGACCAGGCCGCCGCGTGCCGCGCCCGAACCACACAGGAGGATGTTGGGGTGGGCGGTCTCCACGCCCCACCGGGCGGCCGCCGAGACCTCGTCACTGTTGTCCGTGCAGGGGAATTCGAGTGCGGAGTGGAAGATGTTGCCGCCTGGTAGCCCTAGTTCCCGCTCGAGGTCCAGGGGGCTCTTGGCCTCGATGCACGGGCGGCCGTCGCTGCCGACGGCCAGGCAGTCGGCGAGGGGCTCGGCGAGGTGGGAGTCGAGCTGTTCCAGCGTGGCCCGGAGCAGTCGCTCCCGGGTGGCGTCGTGGTCGGTGGTGAACAGCCGGGCGGGCGTGTGGAGCCCGAAGAGGGTGAGGGTGTGGTACCCCTCGCGGGCCAGTGCGGGGCCGAGGACGGAGGGGTCCGTGAGGGAGTGGCAGTAGATCTCCGAGGGCGGGGCGGAGGGGAGCCGGCCGGTGGACGCCTGCTCGTAGGCGGTCTCCAGCTCCTCGTACCCCTCACTGATGTGGAAGGTCCCCGAGAAGGCGGTGCGCGGCTCGACGGCGGTGTCGCGTAGCCGGGGCAGGCGTCGCAGCAGCATGTTGACCTTGAGCTGGGAGCCCTCGGCCGGCGGCGGGGGCTCCTCGCCCAGGAGCCGGGCCAGTTCGTACGGGGAGGCGTTGACCAGGACGTGCCGCGCCGCGAACACACCCCGTGTGGAGGTCACCTCGGCCGTACGGCCGTCCGTGGCGATGTGCGTCGCCTCGCACTCCGTGAGGATGTGTGCGCCGGCGGAGCGGGCCGCGTCGGCGAGGGCGTCGGTCAGTGCCCCCATGCCGCCCACGGGGACGTTCCAGTCACCGGTGCCGCCGCCGATGACGTGGTAGAGGAAACAGCGGTTCTGGCGCAGCGTGGTGTCCTGGGCATGGGTGAACGTGCCCACGAGGGCATCGGTGAGCACCATGCCGCGCACGAGGTCGTCCTGGAAAGCGGCCTCGATGGCCTCGCCGAGGGGTCGCTCGAAAAGGGCTTCCCAGGCGGACCGGTCATCGATCCGGGCGCGGAGTCCGGCGCGGGTGGGAAGCGGCTCGGTGAGGGTGGGGAAGACCCGCTCGGCCACGTGCCGGGTCATGCCGTGGAACCGCTGCCAGGAGTCGAATTCCTTGTCCGATCCCGTGAGCCGGGCGAACGACGCGCGGGTGCGGGACTGATCGCGTTCCACCAGAAGGCCGGTGGGCCGCCCGCCGCGCACGGTGGGGGAGTAGGAGGAGACTGCGCGCCTGCGGACGGTGAAGCGCAGCCCGAGGTCCTTCACGATCTTTCGGGGCAGCAGTCCGACGAGATAGGCGTAGCGCGAGACCCGGGCGTCGAAGCCGGGGAAGAGGCGCGTGGAGACGGCGGCACCGCCGGTTCGGCCGAGGCGTTCCAGGACGATCACGCGGCGTCCGGCGCGGGCCAGATAGGCGGCGGCGACCAGACCGTTGTGACCACCGCCGACGATCACCGCGTCGTACGCCCCGGCGGCCTGCCCGGCCGGGGGACGGGCTCCGACCCGGTGGGCGGCGTCCGGGATCGTCCCGGGCATGTCCCTCGATGTCGCCATGCCTCTTCGTAGCACGCGTCGATCGGCGCGGCCAGACCCCGGCGCAGCGAGGCCGGGGCATCCGGAGCCCCGGCCTACGGCGGCCGACGCAATGCCCGCGATGCAGGGCTACGCCACGTGCGACGGCGAGGCGCCCGGGGGTCCTCCTCCGGATTCGTCGCCGGAGCCTCGCGAAGATCGCTCGTCAGGCGGATGCGGGCAGGTGGATGTCCAGGAGGCACACGTCGTCGCGCTGTTCGTCCGGGAGGAGACGGGCCAGCAGGGTGTCGAGCGAGCCGGAGCCGTCCGTGGACAGTTCGGTCTCGGCGGCGCGGGCGAGACGGCCGAGCCCCTTGTCCAAGTGTTCCCTGGGGCGTTCGATCAGGCCGTCGGTGTACAGCAGCAGGTGGTCGCCGGGTGCGATCCGGCACACGGCCTCGTCGAAGGAGGGCCGCAGCGTGGCGCCGAGCAGTATGCCCTCGGGCGGGGAGAGGAACTGCGCCTTCCCGTGGCGCACGAGCAAGGGCGGTGGATGGCCCGCCTGGACCCAGGTCAGGCAGCGGTCGGCGGGGTCGTAGCGGCCGAGCACGAGGGTGGCGGTGGCATGGTGGTCGCGGGTGTGCAGGAGCAGGGTGTTGAGCCGGTGCAGCGCACCGGTGAGCGACGAGCCGGTGACGACCATGCCCTTGGCCGTGAACCGCAGCTGGGCCATCGTGGCCACCGCGTCGATGCCGTGTCCGGCCACGTCGCCGACCGCGAAGAGCACGCCGCCGCCCGGCATTTCGAGGGCGCTGTACCAGTCGCCGCCCACGTTGATGTCGTCGTGGGAGGGGAGGTAGGCGACGTCGACGCGCAGATCGCCCAGGTTCAGCGACTGCCCGGGCAGCGGCAGAAGGGCGTGCTGCAGGCGGGCGGCGACCGTCCGTTCCTCCTGCAGGACGTTGCGCTGGGCCAGGACGGCCTGCCGGGTCTCCGTCAGGGCCAGTTCGGCGGTGCGATGCGCTGTGACGTCCTGGACGAAACCGTGCACTTCGACGGGGGTGCCGTGGGCGTCCGGCACCGCCTCGGCGACGACCCGCAGGTGCCGGACACCTCCCCGCGTCGTGATCCGGACCTGGTGGTCGACGGGGGTGCCCGCGCCCAGGAGCTGCCGGAGCGCGCCGGTGAAGCCCGGGGCGTCCTCGGGCAGGACGTCACCGGGGAAGGCGTCGAGGGGCAGCGGGCCCGCTTCCGGGTCGCGGTCGAGGACGGCGTGGACCTGGGGTGACCAGGTGATGGCGCCCGTGACGAGGTTCCAGTCCGTCCAGCCGAGGTTGCCGAGCCGCTGCAGGTCGGCCAGCAGGGCCTGCTGCCGGGCGACGTCGTCGTGGCCCGTCCAGGTGACCACGAGGGCGTCACCGAGTTTCACTGCACGGACGGAGAAGACGGAGCGTTGCCGCAGGCCGGCGACGACCCCCTCGTAGGTGAAGGGCTCGCCCTCGTACGGCGTCCCCGTGGCGAGTGTCCGCAGGCAGCCCTGCCAGACATCGGCGCCGGCCACGGCGGGGTAGCACTCCAGGACCCGCAGCCCGACCAGCCGGCGGCCGCGTCGGCCGGCGACATCGACGGATTGCGGCGCGGCGGCGTCGATGCGGAAGTCCTCGACGTCACCCGACGGTGACCGCAGCGGGGTGAGGAGGATGGCGGGGCCCTGGAGGACGTCGAGGACGGCCTGGACGAGTGCGGTCGTGCCGGCTTCGGGCCCTCCCGGGCAGCCGGGCTGTACGGGCTGCCCGGCCGGCGCGCACCCTCCGGGCGCCTCCGGGGCCCCGGACCTTCCGGACCACGTGGACGGACCGGGTTGTCCCTTCAGCCGGAGCGGCCCCGGACGTACCTCCCCTGCGCGGAGGCTCCCGGCGCACAGCCGGGCGACGGACTGCAGCAGCTCGCGCACGTCCTCGCCGAAGGGGGCGTCCACGGTGCGCAGGACGCCGAGGGCCGCGGTGACCCTGCCG is drawn from Streptomyces roseifaciens and contains these coding sequences:
- a CDS encoding trypsin-like serine peptidase, coding for MLGALGLMAALLTVAPPASADVPAFELRPLVPAGADYDQRLRAEVEYWTLDKMAAAGLNHEDQDAAPPPGGWDDLSKPWPRKAGLISRTAGKIFMETKDLDNGTVARSSCSGNVVTGANESTVLTAAHCVRVHTPFGLGWGNTVVTNMVFVPGFNGANLPRRTTSTALPGKDIAPYGVWGVTREFFTKTWSESADWLLGHDMAAILVDNPDEPRPIAQVTGAQRIAFDQPQSQQHHVFGYPTINERNYYRPGNVSSGLQRTFDGRSLMVAQGTSWADPVYYSDVMRGALSPGTSGGPLLAGLDPATGEGVQVGVFSRYDDPGQIIGIIGWLQGPNLSSTHLGAEERAVYDFAQSADPAGGPSSAGARTSSAGTSSAHKAAPAGAAPRGTKG
- a CDS encoding alpha/beta hydrolase, whose amino-acid sequence is MDAVTAVVAAVAVAVLVLVGLPLPAAHAAEAPVPPPMHDGFGLTRTGPVTGTATNFVVTVTTPQVAGEHRIRILLPRDYTAETTRRYPVLYFLHGASDDPGNPNLAYPALTAAQSMITVIPDGGRRGWYTDWRDQDTAAGAQNWETFHISQVIPYIDANLRTLTGKQNRAVAGLSMGGFGALHYAQRHPGLFGQVASLSGATDLSANHLVMRGAVVATLTNAGAALCGSSGPTCSLDFGPTVSSDAIFGSPYPILNADRLWNEADPSSHMDRLEGMGVALYTGDGNGNPAEPEFWVRSAAQHAKDGLDRLGHPYHYVDYGNGSGWGGACDGGHNYGCWAQDLVDYVPRLEAAFASAA
- a CDS encoding helix-turn-helix transcriptional regulator, giving the protein MHDVLDPASERGRVYRSLVGHPGEPLGRLAARSGLSESAVTAVLEELAAENIVMATGSAAGEALWEALPPTQVVEVLLQRDAALRSALRRAGTELEQLYRFARREAGHYGALEVVEDSVRLLVISRQLQLAARHELRVIDVPPYSGTPDHYLEQETIQRERMAAGVVYRTIYHGTAFADPVAGPNMARMIEAGEQARALDDPPIKLAIRDGDLAVVTVVADDHPGLVSLLVRPSGLFQTLSKVFESLWKLAVPVSAAGIGPQLDTRDRQILTLMASGATDDAIARRLGLGRRTVVRRVSALLTRLGATTRFQAGVQAARRGWL
- a CDS encoding AAA family ATPase is translated as MIDSSWDVLLLGGASGVGKSRAAARLARSSGAFVVEFDDVVSAVQRLTTVEQHPGLHCFDGIPDTSVLDVDRVVELQIATADALQPALLGVVDNRLTIDVPAVIEGDYLTPAAAARAVEEGAVIGRDIRAVFLHEDDPEQITANYAAREPNSGLQTHRAQVSARYSQWLADQAALHGVPVVPCRPWHDVAVRIERALGRAASQS
- a CDS encoding phytoene desaturase family protein produces the protein MPGTIPDAAHRVGARPPAGQAAGAYDAVIVGGGHNGLVAAAYLARAGRRVIVLERLGRTGGAAVSTRLFPGFDARVSRYAYLVGLLPRKIVKDLGLRFTVRRRAVSSYSPTVRGGRPTGLLVERDQSRTRASFARLTGSDKEFDSWQRFHGMTRHVAERVFPTLTEPLPTRAGLRARIDDRSAWEALFERPLGEAIEAAFQDDLVRGMVLTDALVGTFTHAQDTTLRQNRCFLYHVIGGGTGDWNVPVGGMGALTDALADAARSAGAHILTECEATHIATDGRTAEVTSTRGVFAARHVLVNASPYELARLLGEEPPPPAEGSQLKVNMLLRRLPRLRDTAVEPRTAFSGTFHISEGYEELETAYEQASTGRLPSAPPSEIYCHSLTDPSVLGPALAREGYHTLTLFGLHTPARLFTTDHDATRERLLRATLEQLDSHLAEPLADCLAVGSDGRPCIEAKSPLDLERELGLPGGNIFHSALEFPCTDNSDEVSAAARWGVETAHPNILLCGSGAARGGLVSGIPGHNAAMAALSH
- a CDS encoding SpoIIE family protein phosphatase is translated as MTSEPVKDEESGVAPDVVAPAKVVAALRAENERLRHQASTAAVLERAKGFLMARSGCSAAEAHEELTRRARAGGRTLTEECWIALGDIPQAPHPPFLPVQGVTDVPDVPDQGSPGPSRPTRHGPAPAAAGQAAGQALESGTEPRPPSRTALLGNLSKALTGATCPQDVAERLLDHLAGSPVRADAVLLFSLTVHDALELAGHAGTGAAVAAQWRSVPPVGGIAALDTIRRGEAVWLEDPAQDAQRYHLIGQPPQKWRTRAWLPVTTGGRVTAALGVLRTVDAPFGEDVRELLQSVARLCAGSLRAGEVRPGPLRLKGQPGPSTWSGRSGAPEAPGGCAPAGQPVQPGCPGGPEAGTTALVQAVLDVLQGPAILLTPLRSPSGDVEDFRIDAAAPQSVDVAGRRGRRLVGLRVLECYPAVAGADVWQGCLRTLATGTPYEGEPFTYEGVVAGLRQRSVFSVRAVKLGDALVVTWTGHDDVARQQALLADLQRLGNLGWTDWNLVTGAITWSPQVHAVLDRDPEAGPLPLDAFPGDVLPEDAPGFTGALRQLLGAGTPVDHQVRITTRGGVRHLRVVAEAVPDAHGTPVEVHGFVQDVTAHRTAELALTETRQAVLAQRNVLQEERTVAARLQHALLPLPGQSLNLGDLRVDVAYLPSHDDINVGGDWYSALEMPGGGVLFAVGDVAGHGIDAVATMAQLRFTAKGMVVTGSSLTGALHRLNTLLLHTRDHHATATLVLGRYDPADRCLTWVQAGHPPPLLVRHGKAQFLSPPEGILLGATLRPSFDEAVCRIAPGDHLLLYTDGLIERPREHLDKGLGRLARAAETELSTDGSGSLDTLLARLLPDEQRDDVCLLDIHLPASA